From a region of the Cyclopterus lumpus isolate fCycLum1 chromosome 5, fCycLum1.pri, whole genome shotgun sequence genome:
- the zgc:158258 gene encoding specifically androgen-regulated gene protein — protein MPKSDTWPGGIGLETMTGMDSAGSWDSVLSANSVFSDDSMEHLSAEEKACLMFLEETIESLENEEDSGLSNDEPDQLPGPGNLANKLADLSASMSKSLQKHASKEPVQDFVDTKPMQGYLVPTPLVLASSAPCSALNAKTGVPPDKNLSYKPHFSPPSNKPDLHQKPVAPRVPLEVNGVMPPPTKPRDYSVRKAEGLPRGPLSYEALVHLRRSASTKKTPLCPAIDHTIDLDKRLPVTVEGPNLGYPPRSDRSHSEAYRSKTGPPVIGPKPKRIPANISVKTQNEASVTSDPPFNIKNASDPQVVRLEALQKLGLLRDQEPEKESVVPGPPHVNPSRSPSFCHSQVPTEPKNRPLQSSVSFHHYSRSDQQPAAASEPAQSNGFKATGLERSATLDNHRNGQPATRKPSTSVGYTVMVVPGMGADRKEALRKLGLLKD, from the exons ATGCCAAAAAGCGACACCTGGCCCGGTGGCATTGGATTGGAGACGATGACCGGCATGGACAGCGCTGGCAGCTGGGACAGCGTGCTCAGCGCCAATTCTGTCTTT AGTGATGACAGTATGGAGCACCTGTCTGCTGAAGAGAAGGCCTGTCTCATGTTTTTGGAGGAGACGATCGAGTCTTTGGAAAACGAGGAAGACAGCGGGCTGTCCAACGACGAACCGGACCAACTGCCCGGCCCCGGCAACCTCGCCAACAAACTGGCCGACCTGTCGGCCTCCATGAGCAAAA GTTTACAGAAGCACGCGTCCAAGGAACCCGTACAGGACTTTGTTGACACCAAACCGATGCAGGGCTACCTGGTTCCTACGCCTCTCGTTCTGGCAAGCAGCGCTCCGTGTTCTGCACTAAATGCAAAGACGGGCGTCCCCCCAGACAAAAACCTCAGCTACAAGCCTCACTTCAGTCCTCCGAGCAACAAACCGGATCTCCACCAGAAACCCGTCGCTCCCCGCGTACCTTTAGAGGTTAACGGTGTGATGCCTCCTCCCACCAAGCCCAGGGACTACTCGGTTCGGAAAGCTGAAGGTTTACCTCGAGGTCCTCTGTCCTATGAGGCGCTGGTTCATCTGCGGAGGAGTGCCTCCACAAAGAAGACGCCTCTCTGTCCCGCGATTGATCACACCATCGACTTGGACAAGCGCCTTCCCGTCACAGTGGAAGGACCGAACCTCGGATACCCTCCGAGATCTGACAGATCCCACTCAGAGGCGTATAGGTCCAAGACCGGTCCCCCGGTTATCGGCCCCAAACCCAAAAGGATTCCTGCCAACATAtctgtgaaaacacaaaatgaagcaTCCGTAACCTCAGACCCTCCGTTCAATATCAAGAACGCATCAGACCCCCAGGTCGTCAGACTGGAAGCTTTGCAGAAGCTGGGTCTACTGAGAGACCAAGAGCCAGAAAAGGAGTCCGTGGTCCC AGGTCCACCTCACGTCAACCCGTCGAGAAGCCCGTCGTTCTGTCACTCTCAAGTGCCCACGGAGCCCAAGAACAGGCCCCTGCAGAGCAGCGTCAGTTTCCATCACTACTCCAGAAGCGACCAGCAGCCGGCGGCCGCATCAGAACCCGCTCAATCCAACGGATTCAAGGCAACGGGTCTGGAGCGCTCCGCCACCCTGGACAACCACAGAAACGGTCAGCCCGCGACCCGCAAACCCTCAACCTCAGTGGGGTATACGGTGATGGTGGTGCCCGGGATGGGAGCGGATCGAAAAGAAGCCCTGAGAAAGCTCGGGCTGCTCAAAGACTAA